GGGGTACTACCGCTCGCTTCTGGACGTATCCTGGCACCGGCAGCGACCCTTCCGTCCTCAGAGCGGCTGGGTGAGCAGGTTCTGTTGGCTATCTCCGATGACAACGGACAGACTTGGCAGCATACTGTAGCATTCCAAGACCCCGACGGGCAGCATGGCTACTTTGAACAGAAGTTCGCCGAGATCTCTCCGGACTATGTCATAGGTGTCTGCTGGACTGTGACGCTGGGCGATGTCGTTGATCTGCCGGATAGTTTCGTGCTTTCGCATGATGGCGGAGTCACGTGGAGCTCTCCACATTCGACAGGCATCCAAGGACAGACGATGACCCCAATCCCACTCGGCGATGACCGGCTGTTGGTATTGTACAATCGGCGTTATGGAGAGCAGGCTATCGTGATGTGTCTGGTAACGTTCACAGACGAGATGTGGACCCTCCACTACGAGGATATATTGTACGACGCAGGAACATCGCGTCAGCGACCGGAGGATATAGATTCCGGTGTGGAGGAACTGTATAGCTTCATGTTCGGTTTTCCGACAGCGATTCGGCTGCAGGATGGGACGTATCTGGCAACGCATTGGTGTCAGGAAGAGGGACCGTTCGGCGTCCGCTGGACGAAACTGCGAGTTGACTGGTGATTTAAGCAGCCCTAATTGACTAAACCTCTTCGAGGATTGCCCCTTCAATGCCTCGGTGATTGTCCGGATAATGGTGCCAGTAGGCGACCAATACCCGACCATCGTTGAGTTCTACCGACCAAGGATAACCACAGTCTGCGCTCAACCCCTTGTCTTCTATCACAAACTCAGGTGCCGTATCTAAATCACTTCCTTCCGGGTCTAATACCCTGCCGACGCAGCCGCGCTGTCCCTCCCATCGAGTACCTACGGTGAGGAAAATGCGGCCATCCCTTAATCCAAGCATGTGTCCCGGACTGCCGTGAATCATGGTTGGACGCCACGGCGACCATGTCTCTCCGTCGTCGTCAGAATAGACCAACACGAGGAGACGACCGACGAACGCTGGATCGTCTATGAAGGGACCTTCAAACCCCTGATCTCGAACGATGTCGGGTCCCAATCGTCCCGGATGACAACGAAAGAGTACCAAAATCCGGCCGCTCGGCGTCCTGTGGATCGTCGGCTCGCTGAAATGCGCAACCGGGTCTTCTGCAATCCGTCCGCCGTATTCCCACGTCTCACCCATGTCCTTCGACACGCGCATCATACCGAAATATCGAAATTCGCCGGTGGTGAGATCGGTTGCCTTGCTCGGCATCAGTAATCGTCCATCCGGCATTATCAACAAACCGCTGCGACTGACCCCTGAGTGCTGCGCGGGGTGCCCCCAGACTGCGTCAGGCAGCGGCGGAAAGCGTACAGGAGCGCTCCAAGTATGTCCATCGTCGCGTGATCGCACCCAGAACGGTTTGCCATGCTGCACGACCCAACTCCCGCCATGCTCTACCGCATCCTCAGCAGGAACCAACTCGGTACAAGATGAGTGTAGAAAGATACTTCCGTCCGGAAGGGTGTGGACGCCGCGGTCCATGACTCCGCCGCGGGGATCGACGGTTACAAGGTGTGGTCCACTCCAAGTTTGCCCTTCGTCCTCGGACCTGCATGCCTGCACATTGAACAGAGGGTGTTCATGATGGGAATACCCCAGATGTGTTGCTCTTTGGAATGTTATCAACAGGCTACCAGAGGAGGTGCGTGTCACAGTGGGGCTTAGGGCATACATACCCGATTCGTGATATATCGTCATGCGATCTACAACTTGCCAGCTCATGTGAATCTCCTTCCGCTTTCATCTTGCTGCCCACACAACGCCGCGCTGCGGGAACAGGATGTTTTTCTGTTTCTCAATAGGGGCGAACGGGTCAACGCCGTATTTTGTACGGTACTCCCGGTGCAGGCTTTCTTCGTATCCGGTGATTTCAGTCAGCGGCAAGTCAATCGGCTGCCCACCGGTCCGCGCAGACTCACGGATCGCGATAAGAATCTCTTGATCCGTGCGTCCGTTGACCGCACCGTATTCCGGCTCAACCCCTTCAACAATTGCCCGGTAGATACTATGCAGCTCCGTACCCCGTGCGACATCGTCCACATCCGCCAGTCCAAACGCTTTTAGCGGATTCTCCCAGATCACCGGCGGATCGGTGTCAACACGAGCATGGTCAACGATCTCCACACCATCCACCTCCGTTGTGACGGTCTGTATCGGATAGGTTTCTGCACCCGTATCTCGGTAGAGCAGCAGTTCGTTACCGACGATTGCCCCTTCCGTTCCATCGATTTCCCAATAGTTGCCCCGTCGCCGTGTCGGCATCTCGTAGACGAGCGAGGCATCGTTCTCAAACTCGACGACCCCGACCTCCCATGAACTACCGCCAATCTCTTTGGCGTGTCCAACGACGCGTACAGCTTGATTTTGCACAAGTGTCCGAATAGCATTCATACCGTGATACGATCCGGAGGTATACCAAAGATGCGCGTGGGTAATCTCGCCAATCAGACCTGCATCGACAATTTTGCGTTTGAGTCGCTCATGGGGCCAACGCCACACGTTTTCCGCGACCTCTAGCTTGACACCATATTGTCTGGCGGCATCAATCATACGATCTGCACAGGGGAGAGTTGTTGAAATCGGTGTCTCTGTGATGACATGAACGCCGTGGGACGCCGCAATCTCTGTGATGACGTGGTGTCCGTCGGGGCCCACTGTGATCAGGATCACATCCGGTGATTCCATCTCAATCAACGTCTCAATATCTGTATAGCCAGAGACCGACAGCCGTTGAGCTGTCTCCGTGGCACGCTCACTGTCAATGTCGCAGACGCCAACCAGTTGATAAATCGGTTCTAGCTTGGGGATGGTGCTCAGGTGGGCTCTTGCTCTGCCTCCCGTGCCGACTACGGCTATTTTTAACCTTTTCATGGTGAACTCCTTGGAACAACTTTGGAAATCCGCAAACGATGTCTATAGGATACTCATCAAACAGGAAAACAATCCTAGTAGATCGAGATTCATGTCTCGACACAAGAATGTCGATTTTGGAAAATTGACCTACAATATCGGTAGTCTTTTAGGAAATCGCCCTTCAAAACCTTAATTCTGCCGAGATAAAATCCGAAGCGAAATCAGGCTCATAGATGCGTGCATAATCAACCCGTATCCACCGCCAATCGAATCCCAATCCCAACGTCCACCACTGATCCGACCGGCCTCCCCGCACACGAACAAAGCGTTGTGCTGTCCACTCAATACCATAGTAAAGCCCTGTTTCGTTGAGGGGCCCTCGTGGCACCATAAGATCGACCGCAAACAGCAGATTTTTCCACTGATATGCGGTGCCAAGTGTCAGCCAGCGAATCCCACGCTCGCCCGGCAGGTGCCCCGCCAACAGTCCAAATCTGAGATCGGAACGTGGTTTGACAAGTAGAGCGAGATCGTAGGACGGGGAATGACCGAAAAATTGGTAATAATCGCTTGGGTGCTTACGTTTGAACTTCAGACTCGCACCAACTGCGACATACGGATGGATCTGGTGTGCGATCGAATAGTAGTTGAAGTCCGGTGTCCCCGATTCAACGCCGAGTGCAATCTTGTTGCCCCAGAATAGACCGTATCCACGATAAGCGTATCCGATCCCTTTCGGATCAAATCCGTAATCGGATCGATCGTGGAACTTATTAACACCAAAAAGCTTAACGCCCTGCCACTGAATCAATCCAGCGGGATTCCAAAACCCTGCCGTAGCGTCATCAGCGACAGCAGTAAACGCGTTGCCCATCCCCAAAGCCCGTGCTCCAACGTAGAGTGGACGGGCCGCTTCAAACGGAAACACTGAGGCGAAGACAGGGGACACAGCAAGGAATAACCCAAGGAACGTAAAGCGTGAAACGTAAAACGTAAAACTTAGGACATAGTGTGTTGAACCCTTGAACTTCATTGTTTCTGAATTCCTGTCTTTATTGCGCCTTTAGATCGAGACCGGATAACGACAGATCTGCCGCCTCCAACACATCTTCGACGGTAATCTCCTCCATACTTTCGCGAGCAATTATCGTGTGTGGCTTCCAGTGTGGTCCCCACTGCCGCGGATTCGACGCGCCAAATAGCGCAATCGTTGGGGTTTTAACCGCTGTGCTCATGTGCATTGGACCTGTATCGTTGCTGATATAGAGGCGACATTTTTGGAGTATCGCTCCGAGCTGCATCGGGGTAATTCCTGTCAGGATAACTGGTGAACAGGACATCAGATCTGCAACGTCGTGAGGCAGGGAGCCTTCCGCATCGCCGGCGGTGATAAAAATCTGGGCATCGTATTTCTGATGCAGTTCGTCCCCCACGTGTGCAAACCCCGCTTTCGACCAACGACGGGACTCAGACCCCGACCCAGGGTTTAACCCGATTAGGGGTCGATCCAAGGAAACACCGGCACTAGCGAGAAGATTGTCCGCCCACCTCTGTGCCGCTGGGTTCACAAACATCTCCGGCTCCTCGCTATCCGGCTCAATCCCAGCCCCGCGTACAACGTCAAGGTATCTAGCGGTCTCGTGCTGGTTAATGTTATTGGGAACAGCAACATGGAGCAAACGTCCTTTACCAGAGTTGGTTTCAAAGCCGATCCGAAATGGGATACGTGCAAGGAATGTGTGCATTACAAGGCGGAACGTCGGCTGAAGGATGACTACCATCTGAAATGATCTCTTGGCTATCCCGTAAATTAGCTTGGGAATCGACACGTTGTAAGTAATCACTTCGTCCAGATTCGGGTTTTCGGAAACGAGGTCTTCGCGCCCCGGGGCGACCATGTAAGCGATGTATGCCTCCGGAAAACGTCGCCGCAACGCTCGTATCACAGGGGTGGTTAGGAGTGTCTCGCCGAGGGGCCCCATGCGGAGGATTAGGATACGTCGGATCTGATCAAGATTGAATTGCTTGCTAGTTTGTTTATTCATTTCAGGACTTACGTCCTTCCGGGATTTGCTAGGGTGTGTATGTGGGGTGTGTCCGTAATCTCCGATAAGTGCCTAATCGTAGGGACGAAGTTTCCTCACCCAACGAGTTGGAAAACCCAACCCCTACGAGCTGCTATTAGGTTCTATATTTTAAGAATTAAGTATAAAATTCAATAACCAATTTCATTGAAAACTTTGATTCGCCTTCAACTTGCCCCATTTAGTGAGTTTGTGATGGCGCGGACTGACACTTGCTGGCTTTACCCCAATACAACACCAATCGGGAGAAAATCCATTGGCTTCATGGAGGCGGGTTAGCCGGAACACTTCCCGTGAATCTACTGTGATACGATAGAGATCCAACTTTCCCTCCTCTCTCTCGGATTGAAACACAATATGTTTTCCATCCGGCGACCAAGCGGAGTTGCGGCGATCCCCTTCGTCCTGAGTCACCTGCCTTTTATATCCATCGGCTAAACGCAGTGTGTGAAAGTGGCCATCCCATGAAGAATACAGGATATGCGTCCCATCCGGAGACCACGAGGGGACGCGTTCATGAATTTCCGGTGATTGGGTCAAATTGGTCAGATTCTCTCCCGAAACATCTATCACGAAAATGTCATCACGTCCGGGACGGTTGGAAAAGAAAGCGGTGCGGCTCCCATCCGGAGACCAAACTGGAAGGCCATCCTCTGTCTCCTGTAAATGTTGGGTACTTATCAGTAAACGCTGCCCGCTGCCATCGGCATTGATTATGAATGTTTCCGTGAATGGGTTTTTGCCCTGTGCTTTATCGCCGCGGTGGAAAACCGTAAACACAACCTGTCTCTCGTCCGGAGACCAACTCGGCTGAACCCCTTCAATACCTAGAGCGTGCTGATTGGTGCCGTCGGCGTTCATCGTCCATAACGCTCCCTTATGGCTGAAGATAATTTTACCGTCCGCCCCAGCAGCGGAGACTAGGGTTTCCGCTATCAACAGTAAGAAGATAGAAAAAACAAAATAGAATACCCCTTTGCCATGGACTATCTTAAACATGGTGATTCCCTCCTATTTAGAAGGACGTTCCAAGATTGACATGGATTTTCCCCTCCAAAGCGGAGCGTCCTTCGGCAAGTCCGTAATCCATTCGTAGCAGCCCGCCCTTTGACTCAAGCCGCATACCGAATCCGTACCCTACGCGGAGCGGGTCGAAGACGGTAGGTTGATCTACTTGGGTGACTGTCCCCAGATCGGTAAATACAAAGAACTGTGATGTGCGTCCAACCAACAGACGGTATTCGATGTTCGCATAGACGCGGCGGGGTCCGAAAAACCAGTCTTCGTCGTAACCGCGAAGTGTGTTGGCACCACCGAGATAAAAGAGCTCCGTTGGCGGGATGTTATCTCCCCACGCCGCCGCACCGTGTAAACCCAAGGCAATCACCTGCCGATGCCATGTCGGGAAGTATCCCCGCAGATCTATCCACAGTTTTCGCAGCTTGAAATCCCCTGTTGAAAACTCAAACGCTATACCGTCGAGCCGTCCGCGGGTTGGATTCAGAAAGTAATCCCTGCTATCGCGAGTCAGTCCCAAAGTCACACCGTATTTCACACCACTTTGTGATGTTGGATCTGCCATATCTGTGATCGGCAAATCGACGGGAGGGAAGGTGGCAGGGAGAAAGAGGTCGTTCGTGGGCAAACCGATCTGTTTATAGGAAAATCCTAGCGAACTTTCAAATAATCTTCGGAAACGGGCACTAACGGTCACAGCTGCGGCATTTTCATTTGACTCAGCATCGGTAAACTGGTTTCGCTGCTTTACCTGTGAGTATTCAACGCCGATTTTGATCGGCTTTCCAAACGCCCACGGTTCAACATAACCTATCCTTAACGTCCGAAGTAACCCAGATTTCCACAGAAAATTTACACCCCGCCCTGTGCCCAAAAGATTGGTTTCCGTCGCTTCAATCACGCCTGTCAGTTGTGGTGCACCTTCAAACTCTGTTGTTGGCGGGGCATAGCCGATGACACCGCTGAACCTGCCAGTTCGTGCCTCTGTCACCTTCGCATTAAAGATGATCTCCGCTGGCGTCTTACCCTCCTCAAGCAGGGAGGGACTGACCTCGTAAAAATAGCCGAGGTTCACCAAACGGTGGAAACTCTGATCGACTTTGCGCTGATCAAAAACGTCGCCTGCTTGCACAGGTAACTCGCGGAGGACTACTTCAGGCTTTGTTTTCTGTAGACCGGTCAGTTTCACCGCTCCGATCCGAACCTGATCGCCTTCACGAATTTGCAAACGCAGGTCAATCGTCCCTTGTTCCTCTGACAGATTGAAGTCGTTTGGCTCGATTTCCGTCTTGGGATAGCCGCGCTCGCTGTACAAGGTTAGAATCTTGTCGATCCCCCCCTCAAAGGCATCTTGACTGAAAGGTGCTCCTTTCCGCAAACCGAGCGTACGACGGAGGTCATTAGTCGAAAGTAGGTGGTTCCCTTCAACTGTGATCTCGCCTATGCGAGCCCGTGTTCCTTCGTGGATGTGGAGGTGGATCTGCACCTGATCGGGAGGGATGGTCGT
The Candidatus Poribacteria bacterium DNA segment above includes these coding regions:
- a CDS encoding BamA/TamA family outer membrane protein, which translates into the protein MNPFHRFFFTFHILFYLLLSPFAIGDSEQLAPTPSDNAENPYLIRQITFDGIDRLDWKQLSKLIGIDAGQPYLQAEMLEGFNRMLEKYREDGFVFASIEPKVTTIPPDQVQIHLHIHEGTRARIGEITVEGNHLLSTNDLRRTLGLRKGAPFSQDAFEGGIDKILTLYSERGYPKTEIEPNDFNLSEEQGTIDLRLQIREGDQVRIGAVKLTGLQKTKPEVVLRELPVQAGDVFDQRKVDQSFHRLVNLGYFYEVSPSLLEEGKTPAEIIFNAKVTEARTGRFSGVIGYAPPTTEFEGAPQLTGVIEATETNLLGTGRGVNFLWKSGLLRTLRIGYVEPWAFGKPIKIGVEYSQVKQRNQFTDAESNENAAAVTVSARFRRLFESSLGFSYKQIGLPTNDLFLPATFPPVDLPITDMADPTSQSGVKYGVTLGLTRDSRDYFLNPTRGRLDGIAFEFSTGDFKLRKLWIDLRGYFPTWHRQVIALGLHGAAAWGDNIPPTELFYLGGANTLRGYDEDWFFGPRRVYANIEYRLLVGRTSQFFVFTDLGTVTQVDQPTVFDPLRVGYGFGMRLESKGGLLRMDYGLAEGRSALEGKIHVNLGTSF
- a CDS encoding Gfo/Idh/MocA family oxidoreductase; its protein translation is MKRLKIAVVGTGGRARAHLSTIPKLEPIYQLVGVCDIDSERATETAQRLSVSGYTDIETLIEMESPDVILITVGPDGHHVITEIAASHGVHVITETPISTTLPCADRMIDAARQYGVKLEVAENVWRWPHERLKRKIVDAGLIGEITHAHLWYTSGSYHGMNAIRTLVQNQAVRVVGHAKEIGGSSWEVGVVEFENDASLVYEMPTRRRGNYWEIDGTEGAIVGNELLLYRDTGAETYPIQTVTTEVDGVEIVDHARVDTDPPVIWENPLKAFGLADVDDVARGTELHSIYRAIVEGVEPEYGAVNGRTDQEILIAIRESARTGGQPIDLPLTEITGYEESLHREYRTKYGVDPFAPIEKQKNILFPQRGVVWAAR
- a CDS encoding exo-alpha-sialidase, giving the protein MPSIEILDTGWIDRRDSAFPQAVQLPNGDILCSFNVGGGPNVHGGTDWARSTDGGATWTVEGTILPLTKNPDTTSALKLSRSVNGETIFAYGSRSYRQPEEKFGEGRNEPVLCRSTDGGQTWSAPQVVPMPADCPLEISHGVLPLASGRILAPAATLPSSERLGEQVLLAISDDNGQTWQHTVAFQDPDGQHGYFEQKFAEISPDYVIGVCWTVTLGDVVDLPDSFVLSHDGGVTWSSPHSTGIQGQTMTPIPLGDDRLLVLYNRRYGEQAIVMCLVTFTDEMWTLHYEDILYDAGTSRQRPEDIDSGVEELYSFMFGFPTAIRLQDGTYLATHWCQEEGPFGVRWTKLRVDW
- a CDS encoding exo-alpha-sialidase, whose amino-acid sequence is MSWQVVDRMTIYHESGMYALSPTVTRTSSGSLLITFQRATHLGYSHHEHPLFNVQACRSEDEGQTWSGPHLVTVDPRGGVMDRGVHTLPDGSIFLHSSCTELVPAEDAVEHGGSWVVQHGKPFWVRSRDDGHTWSAPVRFPPLPDAVWGHPAQHSGVSRSGLLIMPDGRLLMPSKATDLTTGEFRYFGMMRVSKDMGETWEYGGRIAEDPVAHFSEPTIHRTPSGRILVLFRCHPGRLGPDIVRDQGFEGPFIDDPAFVGRLLVLVYSDDDGETWSPWRPTMIHGSPGHMLGLRDGRIFLTVGTRWEGQRGCVGRVLDPEGSDLDTAPEFVIEDKGLSADCGYPWSVELNDGRVLVAYWHHYPDNHRGIEGAILEEV
- a CDS encoding PD40 domain-containing protein, translated to MFKIVHGKGVFYFVFSIFLLLIAETLVSAAGADGKIIFSHKGALWTMNADGTNQHALGIEGVQPSWSPDERQVVFTVFHRGDKAQGKNPFTETFIINADGSGQRLLISTQHLQETEDGLPVWSPDGSRTAFFSNRPGRDDIFVIDVSGENLTNLTQSPEIHERVPSWSPDGTHILYSSWDGHFHTLRLADGYKRQVTQDEGDRRNSAWSPDGKHIVFQSEREEGKLDLYRITVDSREVFRLTRLHEANGFSPDWCCIGVKPASVSPRHHKLTKWGKLKANQSFQ
- a CDS encoding glycosyltransferase family 9 protein, producing the protein MNKQTSKQFNLDQIRRILILRMGPLGETLLTTPVIRALRRRFPEAYIAYMVAPGREDLVSENPNLDEVITYNVSIPKLIYGIAKRSFQMVVILQPTFRLVMHTFLARIPFRIGFETNSGKGRLLHVAVPNNINQHETARYLDVVRGAGIEPDSEEPEMFVNPAAQRWADNLLASAGVSLDRPLIGLNPGSGSESRRWSKAGFAHVGDELHQKYDAQIFITAGDAEGSLPHDVADLMSCSPVILTGITPMQLGAILQKCRLYISNDTGPMHMSTAVKTPTIALFGASNPRQWGPHWKPHTIIARESMEEITVEDVLEAADLSLSGLDLKAQ